The following coding sequences are from one Epinephelus fuscoguttatus linkage group LG5, E.fuscoguttatus.final_Chr_v1 window:
- the sh3bgr gene encoding SH3 domain-binding glutamic acid-rich protein isoform X23, whose translation MVIKVFLATSSGSTAIKKKQQDVVGFLEALKVDYTQLDIACNEENRMWMRQNVPEEKKPANGIPLPPQIFNEEGYCGDYETFFDAKEDNSVYAFLGLPPPPGSKQAHAEEEEEQEEEELRQLEEEEEAEVEEEEEEEEEEEEDVEETQEEEAE comes from the exons ATGGTGATCAAAGTATTTCTCGCCACCTCATCGGGATCCACTGCG ATCAAGAAGAAGCAGCAAGATGTGGTCGGCTTCCTGGAGGCTCTTAAAGTGGACTACACTCAGCTGGACATCGCCTGCAATGAGGAGAACCGCATGTGGATGAGGCAGAATGTCCCTGAGGAAAAGAAGCCCGCCAACGGCATCCCTCTGCCCCCTCAAATCTTCAATGAAGAAGGCTACTGTGGG GACTATGAAACGTTCTTCGATGCCAAGGAGGACAACTCGGTGTATGCCTTCCTGGGGCTGCCCCCTCCTCCTGGGTCAAag CAGGCCCacgcagaggaggaagaagaacag GAGGAAGAAGAGCTACGACAGCTTGAG gaagaagaagaggctgAAGTAGAAGAG gaagaagaagaagaagaagaagaagaagaagacgtgGAAGAAACACAG
- the sh3bgr gene encoding SH3 domain-binding glutamic acid-rich protein isoform X24 translates to MVIKVFLATSSGSTAIKKKQQDVVGFLEALKVDYTQLDIACNEENRMWMRQNVPEEKKPANGIPLPPQIFNEEGYCGDYETFFDAKEDNSVYAFLGLPPPPGSKAHAEEEEEQEEEELRQLEEEEEAEVEEEEEEEEEEEEEDVEETQEEEAE, encoded by the exons ATGGTGATCAAAGTATTTCTCGCCACCTCATCGGGATCCACTGCG ATCAAGAAGAAGCAGCAAGATGTGGTCGGCTTCCTGGAGGCTCTTAAAGTGGACTACACTCAGCTGGACATCGCCTGCAATGAGGAGAACCGCATGTGGATGAGGCAGAATGTCCCTGAGGAAAAGAAGCCCGCCAACGGCATCCCTCTGCCCCCTCAAATCTTCAATGAAGAAGGCTACTGTGGG GACTATGAAACGTTCTTCGATGCCAAGGAGGACAACTCGGTGTATGCCTTCCTGGGGCTGCCCCCTCCTCCTGGGTCAAag GCCCacgcagaggaggaagaagaacag GAGGAAGAAGAGCTACGACAGCTTGAG gaagaagaagaggctgAAGTAGAAGAG gaagaagaagaagaagaagaagaagaagaagaagacgtgGAAGAAACACAG
- the sh3bgr gene encoding SH3 domain-binding glutamic acid-rich protein isoform X27: MVIKVFLATSSGSTAIKKKQQDVVGFLEALKVDYTQLDIACNEENRMWMRQNVPEEKKPANGIPLPPQIFNEEGYCGDYETFFDAKEDNSVYAFLGLPPPPGSKEAEQANKADIVENGTHAEETNAEGNLDDSIAHAEEEEEQEEEAE; the protein is encoded by the exons ATGGTGATCAAAGTATTTCTCGCCACCTCATCGGGATCCACTGCG ATCAAGAAGAAGCAGCAAGATGTGGTCGGCTTCCTGGAGGCTCTTAAAGTGGACTACACTCAGCTGGACATCGCCTGCAATGAGGAGAACCGCATGTGGATGAGGCAGAATGTCCCTGAGGAAAAGAAGCCCGCCAACGGCATCCCTCTGCCCCCTCAAATCTTCAATGAAGAAGGCTACTGTGGG GACTATGAAACGTTCTTCGATGCCAAGGAGGACAACTCGGTGTATGCCTTCCTGGGGCTGCCCCCTCCTCCTGGGTCAAag GAAGCAGAACAGGCCAACAAGGCGGACATAGTGGAGAACGGGACCCACGCTGAGGAAACTAATGCAGAGGGGAACCTCGATGACTCAATA GCCCacgcagaggaggaagaagaacag
- the sh3bgr gene encoding SH3 domain-binding glutamic acid-rich protein isoform X26, translating into MVIKVFLATSSGSTAIKKKQQDVVGFLEALKVDYTQLDIACNEENRMWMRQNVPEEKKPANGIPLPPQIFNEEGYCGDYETFFDAKEDNSVYAFLGLPPPPGSKAHAEEEEEQEEEELRQLEEEEEAEVEEEEEEEEEDVEETQEEEAE; encoded by the exons ATGGTGATCAAAGTATTTCTCGCCACCTCATCGGGATCCACTGCG ATCAAGAAGAAGCAGCAAGATGTGGTCGGCTTCCTGGAGGCTCTTAAAGTGGACTACACTCAGCTGGACATCGCCTGCAATGAGGAGAACCGCATGTGGATGAGGCAGAATGTCCCTGAGGAAAAGAAGCCCGCCAACGGCATCCCTCTGCCCCCTCAAATCTTCAATGAAGAAGGCTACTGTGGG GACTATGAAACGTTCTTCGATGCCAAGGAGGACAACTCGGTGTATGCCTTCCTGGGGCTGCCCCCTCCTCCTGGGTCAAag GCCCacgcagaggaggaagaagaacag GAGGAAGAAGAGCTACGACAGCTTGAG gaagaagaagaggctgAAGTAGAAGAG gaagaagaagaagaagaagaagacgtgGAAGAAACACAG
- the sh3bgr gene encoding SH3 domain-binding glutamic acid-rich protein isoform X31, with translation MVIKVFLATSSGSTAIKKKQQDVVGFLEALKVDYTQLDIACNEENRMWMRQNVPEEKKPANGIPLPPQIFNEEGYCGDYETFFDAKEDNSVYAFLGLPPPPGSKAHAEEEEEQEEEEAEVEEEEEEEEEEEEEDVEETQEEEAE, from the exons ATGGTGATCAAAGTATTTCTCGCCACCTCATCGGGATCCACTGCG ATCAAGAAGAAGCAGCAAGATGTGGTCGGCTTCCTGGAGGCTCTTAAAGTGGACTACACTCAGCTGGACATCGCCTGCAATGAGGAGAACCGCATGTGGATGAGGCAGAATGTCCCTGAGGAAAAGAAGCCCGCCAACGGCATCCCTCTGCCCCCTCAAATCTTCAATGAAGAAGGCTACTGTGGG GACTATGAAACGTTCTTCGATGCCAAGGAGGACAACTCGGTGTATGCCTTCCTGGGGCTGCCCCCTCCTCCTGGGTCAAag GCCCacgcagaggaggaagaagaacag gaagaagaagaggctgAAGTAGAAGAG gaagaagaagaagaagaagaagaagaagaagaagacgtgGAAGAAACACAG
- the sh3bgr gene encoding SH3 domain-binding glutamic acid-rich protein isoform X33 gives MVIKVFLATSSGSTAIKKKQQDVVGFLEALKVDYTQLDIACNEENRMWMRQNVPEEKKPANGIPLPPQIFNEEGYCGDYETFFDAKEDNSVYAFLGLPPPPGSKAHAEEEEEQEEEEAEVEEEEEEEEEDVEETQEEEAE, from the exons ATGGTGATCAAAGTATTTCTCGCCACCTCATCGGGATCCACTGCG ATCAAGAAGAAGCAGCAAGATGTGGTCGGCTTCCTGGAGGCTCTTAAAGTGGACTACACTCAGCTGGACATCGCCTGCAATGAGGAGAACCGCATGTGGATGAGGCAGAATGTCCCTGAGGAAAAGAAGCCCGCCAACGGCATCCCTCTGCCCCCTCAAATCTTCAATGAAGAAGGCTACTGTGGG GACTATGAAACGTTCTTCGATGCCAAGGAGGACAACTCGGTGTATGCCTTCCTGGGGCTGCCCCCTCCTCCTGGGTCAAag GCCCacgcagaggaggaagaagaacag gaagaagaagaggctgAAGTAGAAGAG gaagaagaagaagaagaagaagacgtgGAAGAAACACAG
- the sh3bgr gene encoding SH3 domain-binding glutamic acid-rich protein isoform X34 — protein MVIKVFLATSSGSTAIKKKQQDVVGFLEALKVDYTQLDIACNEENRMWMRQNVPEEKKPANGIPLPPQIFNEEGYCGDYETFFDAKEDNSVYAFLGLPPPPGSKQAHAEEEEEQEEEELRQLEEEEEAEVEEEEEAE, from the exons ATGGTGATCAAAGTATTTCTCGCCACCTCATCGGGATCCACTGCG ATCAAGAAGAAGCAGCAAGATGTGGTCGGCTTCCTGGAGGCTCTTAAAGTGGACTACACTCAGCTGGACATCGCCTGCAATGAGGAGAACCGCATGTGGATGAGGCAGAATGTCCCTGAGGAAAAGAAGCCCGCCAACGGCATCCCTCTGCCCCCTCAAATCTTCAATGAAGAAGGCTACTGTGGG GACTATGAAACGTTCTTCGATGCCAAGGAGGACAACTCGGTGTATGCCTTCCTGGGGCTGCCCCCTCCTCCTGGGTCAAag CAGGCCCacgcagaggaggaagaagaacag GAGGAAGAAGAGCTACGACAGCTTGAG gaagaagaagaggctgAAGTAGAAGAG
- the sh3bgr gene encoding SH3 domain-binding glutamic acid-rich protein isoform X38 yields the protein MVIKVFLATSSGSTAIKKKQQDVVGFLEALKVDYTQLDIACNEENRMWMRQNVPEEKKPANGIPLPPQIFNEEGYCGDYETFFDAKEDNSVYAFLGLPPPPGSKQAHAEEEEEQEEEEAEVEEEEEAE from the exons ATGGTGATCAAAGTATTTCTCGCCACCTCATCGGGATCCACTGCG ATCAAGAAGAAGCAGCAAGATGTGGTCGGCTTCCTGGAGGCTCTTAAAGTGGACTACACTCAGCTGGACATCGCCTGCAATGAGGAGAACCGCATGTGGATGAGGCAGAATGTCCCTGAGGAAAAGAAGCCCGCCAACGGCATCCCTCTGCCCCCTCAAATCTTCAATGAAGAAGGCTACTGTGGG GACTATGAAACGTTCTTCGATGCCAAGGAGGACAACTCGGTGTATGCCTTCCTGGGGCTGCCCCCTCCTCCTGGGTCAAag CAGGCCCacgcagaggaggaagaagaacag gaagaagaagaggctgAAGTAGAAGAG
- the sh3bgr gene encoding SH3 domain-binding glutamic acid-rich protein isoform X21 has product MVIKVFLATSSGSTAIKKKQQDVVGFLEALKVDYTQLDIACNEENRMWMRQNVPEEKKPANGIPLPPQIFNEEGYCGDYETFFDAKEDNSVYAFLGLPPPPGSKEAEQANKADIVENGTHAEETNAEGNLDDSIAHAEEEEEQEEEEAEVEEEEEAE; this is encoded by the exons ATGGTGATCAAAGTATTTCTCGCCACCTCATCGGGATCCACTGCG ATCAAGAAGAAGCAGCAAGATGTGGTCGGCTTCCTGGAGGCTCTTAAAGTGGACTACACTCAGCTGGACATCGCCTGCAATGAGGAGAACCGCATGTGGATGAGGCAGAATGTCCCTGAGGAAAAGAAGCCCGCCAACGGCATCCCTCTGCCCCCTCAAATCTTCAATGAAGAAGGCTACTGTGGG GACTATGAAACGTTCTTCGATGCCAAGGAGGACAACTCGGTGTATGCCTTCCTGGGGCTGCCCCCTCCTCCTGGGTCAAag GAAGCAGAACAGGCCAACAAGGCGGACATAGTGGAGAACGGGACCCACGCTGAGGAAACTAATGCAGAGGGGAACCTCGATGACTCAATA GCCCacgcagaggaggaagaagaacag gaagaagaagaggctgAAGTAGAAGAG
- the sh3bgr gene encoding SH3 domain-binding glutamic acid-rich protein isoform X19: MVIKVFLATSSGSTAIKKKQQDVVGFLEALKVDYTQLDIACNEENRMWMRQNVPEEKKPANGIPLPPQIFNEEGYCGDYETFFDAKEDNSVYAFLGLPPPPGSKQAHAEEEEEQEEEDLQSEEEEELRQLEEEEEAEVEEEEEEEEEEEEEDVEETQEEEAE, from the exons ATGGTGATCAAAGTATTTCTCGCCACCTCATCGGGATCCACTGCG ATCAAGAAGAAGCAGCAAGATGTGGTCGGCTTCCTGGAGGCTCTTAAAGTGGACTACACTCAGCTGGACATCGCCTGCAATGAGGAGAACCGCATGTGGATGAGGCAGAATGTCCCTGAGGAAAAGAAGCCCGCCAACGGCATCCCTCTGCCCCCTCAAATCTTCAATGAAGAAGGCTACTGTGGG GACTATGAAACGTTCTTCGATGCCAAGGAGGACAACTCGGTGTATGCCTTCCTGGGGCTGCCCCCTCCTCCTGGGTCAAag CAGGCCCacgcagaggaggaagaagaacag GAGGAAGAGGATTTGCAGTCAGAG GAGGAAGAAGAGCTACGACAGCTTGAG gaagaagaagaggctgAAGTAGAAGAG gaagaagaagaagaagaagaagaagaagaagaagacgtgGAAGAAACACAG
- the sh3bgr gene encoding SH3 domain-binding glutamic acid-rich protein isoform X25 codes for MVIKVFLATSSGSTAIKKKQQDVVGFLEALKVDYTQLDIACNEENRMWMRQNVPEEKKPANGIPLPPQIFNEEGYCGDYETFFDAKEDNSVYAFLGLPPPPGSKQAHAEEEEEQEEEELRQLEEEEEAEVEEEEEEEEEDVEETQEEEAE; via the exons ATGGTGATCAAAGTATTTCTCGCCACCTCATCGGGATCCACTGCG ATCAAGAAGAAGCAGCAAGATGTGGTCGGCTTCCTGGAGGCTCTTAAAGTGGACTACACTCAGCTGGACATCGCCTGCAATGAGGAGAACCGCATGTGGATGAGGCAGAATGTCCCTGAGGAAAAGAAGCCCGCCAACGGCATCCCTCTGCCCCCTCAAATCTTCAATGAAGAAGGCTACTGTGGG GACTATGAAACGTTCTTCGATGCCAAGGAGGACAACTCGGTGTATGCCTTCCTGGGGCTGCCCCCTCCTCCTGGGTCAAag CAGGCCCacgcagaggaggaagaagaacag GAGGAAGAAGAGCTACGACAGCTTGAG gaagaagaagaggctgAAGTAGAAGAG gaagaagaagaagaagaagaagacgtgGAAGAAACACAG
- the sh3bgr gene encoding SH3 domain-binding glutamic acid-rich protein isoform X28, producing MVIKVFLATSSGSTAIKKKQQDVVGFLEALKVDYTQLDIACNEENRMWMRQNVPEEKKPANGIPLPPQIFNEEGYCGDYETFFDAKEDNSVYAFLGLPPPPGSKQAHAEEEEEQEEEEAEVEEEEEEEEEEEEEDVEETQEEEAE from the exons ATGGTGATCAAAGTATTTCTCGCCACCTCATCGGGATCCACTGCG ATCAAGAAGAAGCAGCAAGATGTGGTCGGCTTCCTGGAGGCTCTTAAAGTGGACTACACTCAGCTGGACATCGCCTGCAATGAGGAGAACCGCATGTGGATGAGGCAGAATGTCCCTGAGGAAAAGAAGCCCGCCAACGGCATCCCTCTGCCCCCTCAAATCTTCAATGAAGAAGGCTACTGTGGG GACTATGAAACGTTCTTCGATGCCAAGGAGGACAACTCGGTGTATGCCTTCCTGGGGCTGCCCCCTCCTCCTGGGTCAAag CAGGCCCacgcagaggaggaagaagaacag gaagaagaagaggctgAAGTAGAAGAG gaagaagaagaagaagaagaagaagaagaagaagacgtgGAAGAAACACAG
- the sh3bgr gene encoding SH3 domain-binding glutamic acid-rich protein isoform X30 — MVIKVFLATSSGSTAIKKKQQDVVGFLEALKVDYTQLDIACNEENRMWMRQNVPEEKKPANGIPLPPQIFNEEGYCGDYETFFDAKEDNSVYAFLGLPPPPGSKQAHAEEEEEQEEEEAEVEEEEEEEEEEEEDVEETQEEEAE; from the exons ATGGTGATCAAAGTATTTCTCGCCACCTCATCGGGATCCACTGCG ATCAAGAAGAAGCAGCAAGATGTGGTCGGCTTCCTGGAGGCTCTTAAAGTGGACTACACTCAGCTGGACATCGCCTGCAATGAGGAGAACCGCATGTGGATGAGGCAGAATGTCCCTGAGGAAAAGAAGCCCGCCAACGGCATCCCTCTGCCCCCTCAAATCTTCAATGAAGAAGGCTACTGTGGG GACTATGAAACGTTCTTCGATGCCAAGGAGGACAACTCGGTGTATGCCTTCCTGGGGCTGCCCCCTCCTCCTGGGTCAAag CAGGCCCacgcagaggaggaagaagaacag gaagaagaagaggctgAAGTAGAAGAG gaagaagaagaagaagaagaagaagaagaagacgtgGAAGAAACACAG
- the sh3bgr gene encoding SH3 domain-binding glutamic acid-rich protein isoform X36, whose protein sequence is MVIKVFLATSSGSTAIKKKQQDVVGFLEALKVDYTQLDIACNEENRMWMRQNVPEEKKPANGIPLPPQIFNEEGYCGDYETFFDAKEDNSVYAFLGLPPPPGSKAHAEEEEEQEEEELRQLEEEEEAEVEEEEEAE, encoded by the exons ATGGTGATCAAAGTATTTCTCGCCACCTCATCGGGATCCACTGCG ATCAAGAAGAAGCAGCAAGATGTGGTCGGCTTCCTGGAGGCTCTTAAAGTGGACTACACTCAGCTGGACATCGCCTGCAATGAGGAGAACCGCATGTGGATGAGGCAGAATGTCCCTGAGGAAAAGAAGCCCGCCAACGGCATCCCTCTGCCCCCTCAAATCTTCAATGAAGAAGGCTACTGTGGG GACTATGAAACGTTCTTCGATGCCAAGGAGGACAACTCGGTGTATGCCTTCCTGGGGCTGCCCCCTCCTCCTGGGTCAAag GCCCacgcagaggaggaagaagaacag GAGGAAGAAGAGCTACGACAGCTTGAG gaagaagaagaggctgAAGTAGAAGAG
- the sh3bgr gene encoding SH3 domain-binding glutamic acid-rich protein isoform X39, which produces MVIKVFLATSSGSTAIKKKQQDVVGFLEALKVDYTQLDIACNEENRMWMRQNVPEEKKPANGIPLPPQIFNEEGYCGDYETFFDAKEDNSVYAFLGLPPPPGSKAHAEEEEEQEEEEAEVEEEEEAE; this is translated from the exons ATGGTGATCAAAGTATTTCTCGCCACCTCATCGGGATCCACTGCG ATCAAGAAGAAGCAGCAAGATGTGGTCGGCTTCCTGGAGGCTCTTAAAGTGGACTACACTCAGCTGGACATCGCCTGCAATGAGGAGAACCGCATGTGGATGAGGCAGAATGTCCCTGAGGAAAAGAAGCCCGCCAACGGCATCCCTCTGCCCCCTCAAATCTTCAATGAAGAAGGCTACTGTGGG GACTATGAAACGTTCTTCGATGCCAAGGAGGACAACTCGGTGTATGCCTTCCTGGGGCTGCCCCCTCCTCCTGGGTCAAag GCCCacgcagaggaggaagaagaacag gaagaagaagaggctgAAGTAGAAGAG
- the sh3bgr gene encoding SH3 domain-binding glutamic acid-rich protein isoform X8: protein MVIKVFLATSSGSTAIKKKQQDVVGFLEALKVDYTQLDIACNEENRMWMRQNVPEEKKPANGIPLPPQIFNEEGYCGDYETFFDAKEDNSVYAFLGLPPPPGSKEAEQANKADIVENGTHAEETNAEGNLDDSIEVPVEERNGVAHEEEEEGEGGEEEEEEEEVAEGDDEAVEGETAGDEAPAEEAEEAEEETDEAHAEEEEEQEEEEAEVEEEEEEEEEEEEEDVEETQEEEAE from the exons ATGGTGATCAAAGTATTTCTCGCCACCTCATCGGGATCCACTGCG ATCAAGAAGAAGCAGCAAGATGTGGTCGGCTTCCTGGAGGCTCTTAAAGTGGACTACACTCAGCTGGACATCGCCTGCAATGAGGAGAACCGCATGTGGATGAGGCAGAATGTCCCTGAGGAAAAGAAGCCCGCCAACGGCATCCCTCTGCCCCCTCAAATCTTCAATGAAGAAGGCTACTGTGGG GACTATGAAACGTTCTTCGATGCCAAGGAGGACAACTCGGTGTATGCCTTCCTGGGGCTGCCCCCTCCTCCTGGGTCAAag GAAGCAGAACAGGCCAACAAGGCGGACATAGTGGAGAACGGGACCCACGCTGAGGAAACTAATGCAGAGGGGAACCTCGATGACTCAATA GAGGTTCCAGTGGAGGAGCGCAATGGGGTTGcacatgaggaggaggaggaaggtgagggtggcgaggaggaggaggaggaggaggaggtagcaGAAGGAGATGATGAAGCCGTGGAAGGAGAAACAGCAGGAGACGAGGCCCCCGCAGAAGAGGCGGAGGAGGCGGAGGAAGAAACAGACGAG GCCCacgcagaggaggaagaagaacag gaagaagaagaggctgAAGTAGAAGAG gaagaagaagaagaagaagaagaagaagaagaagacgtgGAAGAAACACAG
- the sh3bgr gene encoding SH3 domain-binding glutamic acid-rich protein isoform X5 yields the protein MVIKVFLATSSGSTAIKKKQQDVVGFLEALKVDYTQLDIACNEENRMWMRQNVPEEKKPANGIPLPPQIFNEEGYCGDYETFFDAKEDNSVYAFLGLPPPPGSKEAEQANKADIVENGTHAEETNAEGNLDDSIEVPVEERNGVAHEEEEEGEGGEEEEEEEEVAEGDDEAVEGETAGDEAPAEEAEEAEEETDEAHAEEEEEQEEEELRQLEEEEEAEVEEEEEEEEEEEEDVEETQEEEAE from the exons ATGGTGATCAAAGTATTTCTCGCCACCTCATCGGGATCCACTGCG ATCAAGAAGAAGCAGCAAGATGTGGTCGGCTTCCTGGAGGCTCTTAAAGTGGACTACACTCAGCTGGACATCGCCTGCAATGAGGAGAACCGCATGTGGATGAGGCAGAATGTCCCTGAGGAAAAGAAGCCCGCCAACGGCATCCCTCTGCCCCCTCAAATCTTCAATGAAGAAGGCTACTGTGGG GACTATGAAACGTTCTTCGATGCCAAGGAGGACAACTCGGTGTATGCCTTCCTGGGGCTGCCCCCTCCTCCTGGGTCAAag GAAGCAGAACAGGCCAACAAGGCGGACATAGTGGAGAACGGGACCCACGCTGAGGAAACTAATGCAGAGGGGAACCTCGATGACTCAATA GAGGTTCCAGTGGAGGAGCGCAATGGGGTTGcacatgaggaggaggaggaaggtgagggtggcgaggaggaggaggaggaggaggaggtagcaGAAGGAGATGATGAAGCCGTGGAAGGAGAAACAGCAGGAGACGAGGCCCCCGCAGAAGAGGCGGAGGAGGCGGAGGAAGAAACAGACGAG GCCCacgcagaggaggaagaagaacag GAGGAAGAAGAGCTACGACAGCTTGAG gaagaagaagaggctgAAGTAGAAGAG gaagaagaagaagaagaagaagaagaagaagacgtgGAAGAAACACAG
- the sh3bgr gene encoding SH3 domain-binding glutamic acid-rich protein isoform X1: MVIKVFLATSSGSTAIKKKQQDVVGFLEALKVDYTQLDIACNEENRMWMRQNVPEEKKPANGIPLPPQIFNEEGYCGDYETFFDAKEDNSVYAFLGLPPPPGSKEAEQANKADIVENGTHAEETNAEGNLDDSIEVPVEERNGVAHEEEEEGEGGEEEEEEEEVAEGDDEAVEGETAGDEAPAEEAEEAEEETDEAHAEEEEEQEEEDLQSEEEEELRQLEEEEEAEVEEEEEEEEEEEEEDVEETQEEEAE, translated from the exons ATGGTGATCAAAGTATTTCTCGCCACCTCATCGGGATCCACTGCG ATCAAGAAGAAGCAGCAAGATGTGGTCGGCTTCCTGGAGGCTCTTAAAGTGGACTACACTCAGCTGGACATCGCCTGCAATGAGGAGAACCGCATGTGGATGAGGCAGAATGTCCCTGAGGAAAAGAAGCCCGCCAACGGCATCCCTCTGCCCCCTCAAATCTTCAATGAAGAAGGCTACTGTGGG GACTATGAAACGTTCTTCGATGCCAAGGAGGACAACTCGGTGTATGCCTTCCTGGGGCTGCCCCCTCCTCCTGGGTCAAag GAAGCAGAACAGGCCAACAAGGCGGACATAGTGGAGAACGGGACCCACGCTGAGGAAACTAATGCAGAGGGGAACCTCGATGACTCAATA GAGGTTCCAGTGGAGGAGCGCAATGGGGTTGcacatgaggaggaggaggaaggtgagggtggcgaggaggaggaggaggaggaggaggtagcaGAAGGAGATGATGAAGCCGTGGAAGGAGAAACAGCAGGAGACGAGGCCCCCGCAGAAGAGGCGGAGGAGGCGGAGGAAGAAACAGACGAG GCCCacgcagaggaggaagaagaacag GAGGAAGAGGATTTGCAGTCAGAG GAGGAAGAAGAGCTACGACAGCTTGAG gaagaagaagaggctgAAGTAGAAGAG gaagaagaagaagaagaagaagaagaagaagaagacgtgGAAGAAACACAG
- the sh3bgr gene encoding SH3 domain-binding glutamic acid-rich protein isoform X2 has product MVIKVFLATSSGSTAIKKKQQDVVGFLEALKVDYTQLDIACNEENRMWMRQNVPEEKKPANGIPLPPQIFNEEGYCGDYETFFDAKEDNSVYAFLGLPPPPGSKEAEQANKADIVENGTHAEETNAEGNLDDSIEVPVEERNGVAHEEEEEGEGGEEEEEEEEVAEGDDEAVEGETAGDEAPAEEAEEAEEETDEAHAEEEEEQEEEDLQSEEEEELRQLEEEEEAEVEEEEEEEEEEEEDVEETQEEEAE; this is encoded by the exons ATGGTGATCAAAGTATTTCTCGCCACCTCATCGGGATCCACTGCG ATCAAGAAGAAGCAGCAAGATGTGGTCGGCTTCCTGGAGGCTCTTAAAGTGGACTACACTCAGCTGGACATCGCCTGCAATGAGGAGAACCGCATGTGGATGAGGCAGAATGTCCCTGAGGAAAAGAAGCCCGCCAACGGCATCCCTCTGCCCCCTCAAATCTTCAATGAAGAAGGCTACTGTGGG GACTATGAAACGTTCTTCGATGCCAAGGAGGACAACTCGGTGTATGCCTTCCTGGGGCTGCCCCCTCCTCCTGGGTCAAag GAAGCAGAACAGGCCAACAAGGCGGACATAGTGGAGAACGGGACCCACGCTGAGGAAACTAATGCAGAGGGGAACCTCGATGACTCAATA GAGGTTCCAGTGGAGGAGCGCAATGGGGTTGcacatgaggaggaggaggaaggtgagggtggcgaggaggaggaggaggaggaggaggtagcaGAAGGAGATGATGAAGCCGTGGAAGGAGAAACAGCAGGAGACGAGGCCCCCGCAGAAGAGGCGGAGGAGGCGGAGGAAGAAACAGACGAG GCCCacgcagaggaggaagaagaacag GAGGAAGAGGATTTGCAGTCAGAG GAGGAAGAAGAGCTACGACAGCTTGAG gaagaagaagaggctgAAGTAGAAGAG gaagaagaagaagaagaagaagaagaagaagacgtgGAAGAAACACAG